One segment of Gadus chalcogrammus isolate NIFS_2021 chromosome 8, NIFS_Gcha_1.0, whole genome shotgun sequence DNA contains the following:
- the LOC130387033 gene encoding desmocollin 2-like protein, whose protein sequence is MAATWHLHIYMLFITMLSVGNAWFLPISIRVFVPETIPTGYEIKVDSLNTTEALQFASSDGNFSVGRGAIFALSSTVVPLTGCRFSVRALDASGNTNVMEVNLLREPSAAPSRLVERRIRRFLKRAKRVWRPPPFNIMENGKGPFPKDLDHIGSNTAMNHSVYYTAEGPGVTMTPVGLLSLSREGKLKVHRAIDREVYPQLEFTARVYKLGTNEETDKPLIVTVIVDDENDNKPEFVGPLLFKVPEASKPGKVVGRVQSTDKDQANTLHTKISYSLLTGGDLFSINAESGFIIVKSDQLDRETLEKHLVTVQIKDMGGSQNGLVNTATATITLEDINDNAPKFTQQSYDTNVDENEEGMLILRIPVEDKDAPKTPNSEAVFRITEGNEDNHFRIETDPVTNEGLLYVAKSLDYEKTKKVDLKIQAQNKAPLEGVTATWLSIPVAVGVNNVDEGPEFRAPNIRLIVKENTPNGTVIGSYVAKDPETSSAGGIKYYKVTDPAGWVTVDVNSGELMVANTIDREAPHVVQGVYNITMRAVDANKKSAVGTVTLVVEDENDNIPMLPSKEMFLCEREGHLGSVVLKAFDPDSSPFGAPFIFNLPQDNDGNWVLTNVNATQATLEQKKELPLGIYSVPVMVTDLQGSGTVQTVKVKLCHCSRGVCVPTSYSIGLGPLGILTLLLPLLLLLLLGILLALFCATKHEKMEMEDAGDTGGILLKSNIEVPGEEVVDSKLLLCPGYDMPGSVKGSMINVGWPGNKSSSTIGTLDNRQHLVQGFRQNTFSKGQFTNSQYGTGQFGQFEETQYMDNNMAVNNLQFSQDESALYQTWATNGIYLEEKLAYLDTDPDAEGAEDVLHPYGFEGVGSLAGSVGCCSDIDHKEDLNFLDTLGPKFKTLASVCTKK, encoded by the exons ATGGCAGCAACATGGCATTTACACATTTACATGTTATTCATCACA ATGCTTTCCGTTGGGAACGCATGGTTTCTCCCCATTTCCATCCGAGTATTCGTGCCAGAGACGATCCCGACCGGTTATGAAA TTAAAGTGGATAGCCTCAACACCACCGAGGCATTACAGTTCGCATCGAGCGATGGTAATTTCTCGGTTGGAAGAGGAGCCATCTTTGCGTTATCCAGCACTGTGGTCCCGCTGACGGGTTGCCGGTTCTCGGTACGTGCGCTGGACGCTAGCGGAAACACTAACGTCATGGAAGTCAATCTGCTCCGTGAGCCGAGTGCAGCGCCTTCAAGActg GTGGAGAGGCGGATCAGGCGCTTCCTGAAGCGGGCCAAGAGAGTGTGGAGACCGCCACCGTTCAACATCATGGAAAACGGCAAGGGGCCTTTTCCGAAAGACCTCGACCAT ATTGGGTCGAACACGGCGATGAACCACTCAGTGTACTACACCGCCGAGGGGCCGGGGGTGACCATGACTCCGGTCGGGCTTCTCAGCCTGAGCAGAGAAGGAAAGTTGAAGGTCCACAGGGCGATCGACCGGGAGGTGTACCCCCAGTTAGAA tTTACGGCCAGAGTTTATAAATTAGGCACCAACGAAGAGACAGACAAACCGCTGATTGTCACTGTCATCGTGGACGATGAGAATGACAACAAACCTGAATTCGTGGGCCCTCTTTTGTTCAAAGTGCCCGAGGCCTCCAAACCAG GAAAAGTAGTGGGCCGGGTCCAGTCCACCGATAAGGACCAAGCCAACACCCTTCACACCAAGATCAGCTACTCTCTCTTGACGGGGGGGGATCTGTTCTCCATCAATGCCGAGTCTGGCTTCATTATAGTGAAGAGCGACCAACTGGACCGAGAG ACCCTGGAGAAACATTTGGTGACAGTGCAAATCAAAGACATGGGTGGTAGTCAAAACGGGTTGGTGAACACAGCCACGGCCACCATTACTCTGGAAGACATCAACGACAACGCTCCGAAGTTCACACAGCAATCG TACGATACAAACGTCGACGAGAACGAAGAAGGAATGCTTATCCTCCGGATTCCGGTCGAAGACAAGGACGCGCCGAAAACACCCAACTCGGAGGCTGTGTTTAGAATCACAGAAGGAAATGAAGATAACCACTTCAGGATCGAAACAGATCCTGTGACCAATGAAGGGCTGCTGTACGTAGCCAAG TCTCTGGACTACGAGAAAACCAAGAAGGTGGATCTAAAGATCCAGGCGCAGAATAAGGCCCCCTTGGAGGGCGTCACGGCCACCTGGCTCAGCATTCCCGTGGCGGTCGGGGTGAACAACGTCGACGAGGGCCCCGAGTTCAGGGCCCCCAACATCCGCCTCATCGTGAAGGAGAACACACCCAACGGCACCGTCATCGGTAGCTACGTTGCTAAGGATCCCGAAACCAGCAGTGCCGGCGGCATCAA GTACTACAAGGTCACCGATCCCGCCGGATGGGTCACTGTGGACGTGAACAGCGGGGAGCTGATGGTGGCCAACACCATTGACAGGGAAGCGCCTCATGTCGTACAAGGGGTCTACAACATCACCATGAGGGCCGTGGATGCGA ACAAGAAGTCCGCCGTGGGGACGGTGACCCTGGTTGTGGAAGACGAGAACGATAATATCCCAATGCTCCCCAGCAAAGAGATGTttttgtgtgagagggagggccATCTTGGCTCCGTGGTGCTCAAAGCCTTCGACCCTGACAGCAGTCCCTTCGGCGCGCCCTTTATCTTCAACCTCCCCCAAGACAATGACGGCAATTGGGTGTTGACGAACGTAAACG CTACGCAGGCTACCTTGGAGCAGAAAAAAGAGCTCCCATTGGGGATCTACAGCGTGCCCGTAATGGTGACAGACCTGCAGGGGTCGGGCACTGTACAGACGGTCAAGGTGAAGTTATGCCACTGCAGCAGAGGGGTCTGTGTGCCCACGAGCTATAGCATTGGCCTGGGCCCCCTCGGGATCCTGACTCTtctgctgcccctgctgctgctgctgctgctag GGATCCTCCTCGCGCTGTTCTGTGCCACAAAGCATGAGAAGATGGAGATGGAAGACGCGGGAGACACCGGTGGCATCTTGCTCAAATCTAACATTGAGGTCCCGGGGGAGGAAGTGGTG GATTCCAAACTCCTCCTCTGTCCCGGGTACGACATGCCGGGCTCGGTGAAGGGTTCAATGATTAACGTGGGCTGGCCGGGCAACAAGAGCTCAAGCACCATCGGCACCCTAGACAACCGCCAGCACCTGGTGCAGGGCTTCAGACAGAACACCTTCTCCAAGGGCCAGTTCACCAACAGCCAGTACGGCACAGGCCAGTTTGGCCAGTTTGAGGAGACACAGTACATGGACAACAACATGGCAGTCAACAATCTACAGTTCTCCCAGGACGAGTCGGCGCTGTACCAAACCTGGGCGACCAACGGCATTTACCTCGAAGAG AAGCTGGCCTACCTGGACACGGACCCTGACGCCGAAGGGGCAGAGGACGTTCTGCACCCCTACGGGTTCGAGGGGGTGGGCTCTCTGGCCGGCTCGGTGGGATGCTGCAGTGACATTGACCATAAGGAGGACCTGAACTTCCTCGACACACTGGGGCCAAAGTTCAAAACCCTGGCCAGCGTGTGCACCAAGAAGTGA
- the LOC130387032 gene encoding desmoglein-2-like protein, translating into MVSKCNFVVWLPFLLAFVLVAAGDGEKMLKRQKREWIIAPRKLNENYDYTHQPYIAKIRSDKEYDSRVIYTLTGKGANQNPFGRFSVNPDSGLVKVHSILDREEISNYTLLGVAKFSNGERAEKDIELAIVVLDENDCSPVFQVNQMGSVNESSAAGTIVMRVTATDADEGINSEISYSIVDASSSMFIINSRTGEVMVRQNTLDRETKDTYTLTVKGTDLNGMAGGRSSTGDVVIKLLDINDNIPTLEKEMYVGHVEENTVNVEVMRVRAIDLDMMYTDNWLSVYSFASGNEAGYFSITTDSKTNEGVIMIQKSLDYEELKVVNLALSVSNKAEYSFRHEVTHKTYPIKINVVNQKEGPRFHPNVKVVTLSEDSSTISINKVITNYAAIDSDTSKIATNVWYAKLEDVGGWLTIDEHTADIKLNKLPDRESKYLKNGTYYAKIICITKDTPIKTATGTIAIQVEDYNDHCPELTVTSQTMCVNDNMVYVTAVDKDEFPNSAPFEFRVISESKQKWTIEPFNKTTVILRDQAHLWPGDYKVTLEVTDQQGKSCAAAQVLDVLVCTCREGAESCVARETSTAKFGASGVLLLLLGLLLLLLLPLLLLFCLCGGAGAIGSFKAIPFDAKEQLIAYHTEGLGEAKAVPLVSVSEVDHGQTGCVSVGHVKSGWGNEGGAGGTGWTGWTGGAGGGFTSESMHHYNGYHQHGLGAMQTDYEAGGGGGGMTGQHGHYTSHRGSEYRGGTYDGMAVSEGFLREYYSNKASHGAQQSMEADALQAFAYEGQGSPAGSVGSFSMLDNDDNLEFLNDLGPKFKTLAEICRGSSLTSVDVRLSARPPQPRPVSPARPSTSRPSTSSHTHTHTESVREKDHVGVNTHNVQNTLNAQNTLNTHNTSSVVSGSSTMVQGNLVQGGTQGIATLPRMQYQDNMVMAGQTMLVQQPTMYYTAAPMYVVDQRPQMVLVTGGAQPAVGPMGLGQGLMQVGGSQQGVVLVETQMAAGTQPHYVANGTGLAVSQGAQQTVITTTTEHITKAQGVSHGGSAGGSMSRQQVVMSDNGSVYAGAGGSRGSVQTVLLEGQGLAGPGLEVRDQGLASFSVSAQKGSSAGSYKSSAVKTTPIAVGSQNVVTQHKKIVVTERNVETSSRA; encoded by the exons ATGGTGTCCAAATGCAACTTTGTTGTGTGGCTACCGTTCCTGCTTGCG TTTGTCCTGGTGGCGGCAGGAGACGGTGAGAAGATGCTCAAGAGGCAAAAACGAGAGTGGATTATCGCCCCGAGGAAACTAAATGAGAATTATGACTACACTCACCAGCCATACATTGCAAAA ATTCGTTCCGATAAGGAATATGACTCACGCGTCATCTACACGCTCACGGGCAAGGGAGCCAACCAGAATCCGTTTGGGAGATTCAGCGTAAACCCTGACAGCGGTTTGGTAAAAGTCCACAGCATACTGGACCGCGAGGAGATCTCTAATTACACT TTGCTAGGCGTTGCGAAATTCTCCAATGGGGAGCGTGCGGAGAAGGACATTGAACTGGCCATTGTGGTCTTGGACGAGAACGACTGCTCACCTGTTTTTCAGGTTAATCAGATGGGCTCTGTCAACGAATCGAGCGCTGCAG GCACCATTGTCATGAGAGTGACTGCCACGGATGCAGATGAAGGCATCAACAGCGAGATCTCCTATAGCATAGTGGACGCCAGCAGCTCCATGTTCATCATAAACTCCAGAACTGGCGAAGTCATGGTCCGTCAGAACACGCTCGATAGAGAG ACCAAAGACACATATACGTTGACTGTAAAAGGGACAGACTTGAACGGAATGGCTGGAGGAAGGTCATCAACGGGTGACGTAGTGATTAAACTCCTGGACATTAACGACAACATCCCCACTCTGGAAAAAGAAATG TACGTAGGTCACGTGGAGGAGAACACGGTCAACGTGGAGGTGATGCGGGTCAGAGCCATCGATCTGGATATGATGTACACTGATAACTGGCTGTCAGTGTACAGCTTCGCTTCCGGGAACGAAGCCGGCTATTTCAGCATCACCACGGACTCGAAGACCAACGAGGGCGTGATCATGATTCAGAAG TCGTTGGACTACGAGGAACTCAAAGTGGTCAACCTGGCGCTGAGCGTCTCCAACAAAGCTGAGTACAGCTTCAGGCACGAGGTGACTCATAAGACCTACCCCATCAAGATCAACGTGGTGAACCAGAAGGAAGGGCCCCGCTTCCACCCCAACGTCAAGGTGGTGACCCTATCGGAGGACAGCAGCACCATCAGCATCAACAAGGTCATCACCAACTACGCCGCCATCGACAGCGACACATCCAAAATCGCTACCAACGTTTG gtatgccaaactggaggatgTCGGTGGCTGGTTGACTATCGACGAACACACAGCAGACATTAAGTTGAATAAATTACCCGATCGAGAGTCGAAATACCTGAAAAACGGAACATACTATGCCAAAATCATATGCATCACAAAAG ATACCCCCATCAAAACAGCCACAGGGACCATCGCCATTCAAGTGGAGGACTACAATGACCACTGTCCAGAACTGACAGTTACCAGCCAGACCATGTGTGTAAATGACAACATGGTCTACGTTACTGCTGTAGACAAAGATGAGTTCCCAAATTCAGCACCGTTTGAATTCAGAGTGATTTCTGAAAGCAAGCAAAAATGGACCATCGAGCCGTTTAACA AGACCACAGTCATTCTTCGCGACCAGGCCCACCTGTGGCCAGGCGACTACAAGGTTACCCTTGAGGTCACGGACCAGCAGGGTAAATCGTGTGCGGCCGCCCAGGTGCTGGATGTGCTAGTCTGTACCTGCCGGGAAGGCGCCGAGAGCTGCGTGGCCCGCGAGACAAGCACCGCCAAATTCGGTGCCTCAGGCGTCCTCCTCTTACTCCTGGgactgctgctcctgctcc TGTtgcccttgctgctgctgttctgtCTGTGTGGAGGTGCAGGAGCTATTGGGAGCTTCAAGGCTATTCCCTTTGATGCAAAAGAACAGTTGATTGCATACCATACTGAAGGACTGGGGGAAGCCAAG GCGGTTCCTCTCGTCAGCGTATCAGAGGTTGACCATGGGCAAACAGGCTGCGTGTCAGTGGGACACGTAAAGAGCGGTTGGGGCAAtgaaggaggagccggagggaCCGGATGGACCGGCTGGACAGGAGGGGCCGGAGGTGGCTTCACCAGCGAAAGCATGCATCACTACAACGGGTACCACCAGCACGGCCTGGGGGCCATGCAGACAGACTatgaagcaggaggaggaggaggaggcatgaCTGGGCAACACGGCCATTACACCTCACATCGGGGCTCCGAATACAGAGGCGGGACGTACGACGGCATGGCTGTGTCCGAGGGGTTCCTGCGCGAGTACTACTCCAAC AAAGCCAGCCATGGTGCGCAACAGTCCATGGAGGCGGATGCTCTGCAGGCGTTTGCCTACGAGGGCCAGGGCTCTCCGGCCGGCTCCGTGGGAAGCTTCAGCATGCTGGACAACGACGACAACCTCGAGTTCCTAAATGACCTCGGACCCAAGTTCAAAACCTTGGCCGAGATCTGCCGGGGCTCATCTTTGACCTCTGTGGACGTGAGGCTGTCGGCCCGTCCACCGCAGCCCAGGCCGGTGTCCCCCGCCAGGCCGTCCACCTCCAGGCCGTCCACCTccagccacacccacacccacacagaaagCGTGAGAGAAAAGGACCACGTCGGCGTCAACACCCACAACGTCCAAAACACCCTCAACGCGCAAAACACCCTAAACACCCACAACACCTCCAGTGTCGTTTCCGGATCCTCCACCATGGTTCAGGGGAACCTGGTGCAGGGGGGAACCCAGGGAATAGCCACCCTCCCAAGGATGCAGTACCAGGACAACATGGTGATGGCCGGTCAGACGATGCTCGTCCAGCAGCCCACCATGTACTACACGGCCGCCCCCATGTACGTGGTCGATCAGAGGCCTCAAATGGTCCTGGTGACGGGGGGCGCCCAGCCGGCGGTGGGTCCGATGGGGCTGGGTCAGGGGCTGATGCAGGTGGGAGGTTCCCAGCAGGGCGTGGTTCTCGTGGAGACGCAGATGGCAGCGGGAACCCAGCCGCACTACGTCGCCAACGGGACGGGCCTGGCCGTCTCGCAGGGGGCGCAGCAGACGGTCATCACCACGACGACAGAGCACATCACCAAGGCCCAAGGGGTCTCTCACGGCGGATCTGCCGGTGGATCCATGTCCAGGCAGCAGGTGGTGATGTCGGATAACGGCTCTGTGTATGCAGGGGCCGGTGGCAGCAGGGGTTCAGTGCAGACGGTTCTGCTGGAGGGTCAGGGCCTGGCGGGGCCTGGGCTGGAGGTCAGAGATCAAGGATTAGCGAGTTTCTCGGTGAGCGCCCAGAAGGGTTCATCAGCGGGGTCATACAAGAGTTCTGCTGTCAAGACCACGCCCATAGCTGTAGGGAGCCAAAACGTTGTTACGCAGCATAAAAAGATCGTTGTCACTGAGAGAAATGTCGAAACCAGTTCTCGAGCGTAG